Proteins encoded by one window of Bryobacteraceae bacterium:
- a CDS encoding universal stress protein produces the protein MTNPKPVVVALPLDHQTDDLLATVLELGQRLECPVVVVHALGKRRLESDPSTSSRIAKAKQTLGLRLQPLWKAGLDVREEVQVGAPADLAINTALRVSAQLIITGGGRPATIRRWLVGSAVEAIVHRAVAPVWVVRGEGAVRRPVLCPLNLSSPSELGLASAVRMARLFQAPLRVMTVLSDNSSGEGPSVEEARRDLEEMLAGHEVNGLDVAVDVVTGSPAERIVDAADDAGMLVIGSRGFNPLVPESLDQVTARALRHSQCSILSVREVHVDLEASEAEIASLADACRVTWRLIEDGRAVDALPLIESAAQRAPVNATIQEAYAIVLEKVGREVEARARHELSRMIRVRIDRI, from the coding sequence ATGACCAACCCAAAGCCGGTCGTCGTGGCATTGCCCCTCGACCACCAAACCGATGATCTGTTGGCTACGGTGCTGGAACTCGGCCAACGGCTCGAGTGCCCTGTCGTCGTCGTGCATGCGCTGGGAAAGCGCCGCCTGGAAAGCGACCCGAGCACCAGCAGCCGTATCGCAAAAGCAAAGCAGACCCTCGGTCTGCGGCTGCAACCGCTGTGGAAAGCGGGGCTGGATGTTCGGGAGGAGGTGCAGGTTGGCGCTCCCGCCGACCTCGCGATCAACACGGCCCTCCGCGTCAGCGCCCAGCTCATTATCACAGGCGGCGGCCGGCCGGCGACCATCCGGCGATGGCTCGTGGGTTCAGCGGTCGAGGCCATCGTCCACCGCGCAGTTGCCCCCGTCTGGGTCGTGCGGGGGGAGGGCGCCGTCAGGCGGCCTGTGCTCTGCCCGCTCAACCTCAGCTCGCCATCCGAGCTCGGGCTCGCATCCGCCGTCCGTATGGCTCGGCTCTTCCAGGCGCCTCTCCGCGTCATGACGGTCCTATCGGACAACTCGTCCGGCGAAGGGCCCTCGGTCGAGGAGGCACGCCGGGATCTGGAGGAGATGCTTGCCGGGCACGAGGTAAACGGGCTCGACGTCGCGGTGGACGTGGTGACGGGAAGTCCGGCCGAACGAATTGTCGACGCCGCGGACGACGCAGGGATGCTTGTTATCGGCAGTCGGGGCTTTAATCCCCTGGTTCCCGAATCGCTCGACCAAGTCACCGCGCGAGCGCTTCGTCACAGCCAGTGCAGCATCCTGTCAGTCCGAGAGGTACATGTCGATCTCGAAGCGAGCGAGGCCGAGATAGCAAGCCTGGCAGATGCTTGTCGCGTCACTTGGCGGTTGATCGAAGACGGCCGGGCGGTCGATGCGCTTCCTTTGATCGAGTCGGCGGCCCAGCGCGCCCCTGTCAATGCGACGATTCAGGAGGCCTACGCCATCGTCCTTGAGAAGGTGGGCCGAGAGGTGGAGGCTCGGGCCCGTCACGAGCTCTCCCGGATGATTCGCGTCCGGATCGATCGGATCTGA
- a CDS encoding efflux RND transporter permease subunit — translation MFTQILHRPALAIVLSVLILLLGALGIASLPIAQFPDIAPPTVYVSIAYPGASAKVLTDSVLIPLEQSINGVQGMRYIVSDATSAGEATIRIFFEPGTDPNINVVNVQNRVNIMTSRLPELVVREGILVSQVVPSMLMYLNLYSTAPNTEQKDLFNYANVYIMPVLKRIKGMGIPVNLGNRTFAMRIWLNPERMRAYNVSVEDVMEALATQSIIGSPGRLGQATGMTSQSKEYVLTYIGRFNQPEQYANIILKATSDGEILRLKDVCVPPANDSNGAEKGDKAHAGVELGSEFFDIYSDVNGRPAASIVLKQAPGSNAAEVIAEVKKTLEELKPSFPPGMDYEIAYDVSRFVEASTEQVLHTLLEAFVLVSLVVFLFLGDLRSTIIPALAVPISLVGAFFVLQLMGFSINLITLFSMVLAIGIVVDNAIVVVEAVHAKMAETHLSPYRATIEVLKEISGAIIAITLVMSAVFVPVTFLPGPVGVFYRQFGVTMASTIVLSGVVALTLTPVLCAMVLKPHSHQPADVEARKSLRERLRGLSARTLLSYVFVGVPLLAGLTYLAYELWGRFGLLLLLVPFIQKPFSLAVDKVTSLYAWRLLRPIVTLRVVTMVVIGAFAYGIVTTNKALPQGFIPGEDQGMIYAVLQTPPGSTLEYTNAKSQELERLAKEVKGVRSITSVAGYEVLTEGRGSNADTAIINLDDWSERAQTSSEIIEHLKEKTSEMTNVKLEFFEPPAIPGFGAAGGIAMRVLDQTQSSTADYKLLGEINEQFIAALEKRKEVGSVFTFYASDYPQYEVVINNDVAMQKRVSIQDALNNLNILIGSTYEQGFVRFNQFYKVYVQAWPQYRRMPKDLDDLFVRNEEGEMVPYSSFMTLKKSQGLNEITRYNLYPSAAIQLVPAAGYSTGQAIEAVQEVAAATLPRGYGLGWEGLSWDESQKGNAALYIFLIVVVFVYLVLVAQYESFLIPLAVVLSLPVGIFGSFWFLYAMGLSNDVWAQLGMIMLVGLLGKNAILIVEFAVQRRNEGVTIKDAAIEGGKLRFRAIQMTSFAFVAGLLPLVVAHGAGAIANRTIGVTGVGGMLLGTVLGVLVIPGLYYLFARISDGRDLLRDETHVPLSEGEGEL, via the coding sequence ATGTTTACCCAGATTCTCCACCGTCCCGCCCTGGCGATCGTCCTGTCGGTCCTCATTCTGCTTCTGGGAGCACTCGGAATCGCGAGCCTTCCGATCGCGCAGTTTCCCGACATCGCGCCGCCCACTGTCTACGTTTCGATTGCGTATCCCGGAGCCAGCGCCAAGGTCCTGACCGATTCCGTTCTGATTCCTCTCGAGCAATCGATCAACGGCGTCCAGGGGATGCGCTACATCGTCTCCGACGCGACAAGCGCCGGTGAGGCGACGATTCGGATCTTCTTCGAGCCGGGCACCGATCCCAATATCAACGTGGTGAACGTACAGAACCGGGTCAACATCATGACGAGCCGGCTACCCGAGCTGGTGGTGCGCGAAGGGATTCTCGTCAGCCAGGTCGTACCTAGCATGTTGATGTATCTCAATCTGTACAGCACGGCTCCAAACACCGAGCAGAAAGACCTCTTCAACTACGCCAACGTGTACATCATGCCCGTGCTCAAGCGGATCAAGGGCATGGGTATCCCAGTCAACCTGGGCAATCGCACGTTCGCAATGCGCATTTGGCTGAATCCGGAGCGCATGCGCGCGTACAACGTGTCGGTCGAGGACGTGATGGAGGCGTTGGCCACGCAGAGCATCATCGGATCACCGGGCCGGCTCGGTCAGGCGACGGGCATGACCTCCCAGTCGAAAGAGTACGTGCTCACCTACATCGGCCGTTTCAATCAGCCAGAGCAGTACGCCAACATCATCCTGAAGGCGACGTCAGACGGCGAGATTCTCAGACTCAAAGACGTCTGCGTGCCGCCCGCCAACGACAGCAACGGCGCGGAAAAGGGCGACAAGGCTCACGCAGGCGTCGAGCTTGGCTCGGAGTTCTTCGACATCTATTCCGACGTCAACGGCCGTCCGGCCGCATCCATCGTCTTAAAACAGGCGCCAGGCTCCAACGCCGCCGAGGTGATCGCCGAAGTGAAAAAGACGCTCGAGGAGTTGAAGCCGTCGTTTCCTCCCGGGATGGACTACGAGATTGCGTACGACGTATCCCGGTTCGTTGAGGCCTCGACCGAGCAGGTGCTCCATACACTCCTCGAAGCGTTCGTCCTGGTGTCGCTGGTGGTCTTCTTGTTCCTGGGTGACCTGCGCTCCACCATCATCCCGGCGCTCGCCGTGCCGATATCGCTGGTCGGCGCCTTCTTCGTTCTGCAATTGATGGGCTTCTCCATCAACCTGATCACGCTCTTCTCCATGGTCTTGGCAATCGGCATCGTCGTCGACAACGCCATCGTGGTGGTCGAGGCCGTGCACGCCAAGATGGCCGAGACGCACTTGTCACCGTATCGGGCCACCATCGAAGTGCTCAAGGAGATCAGCGGCGCAATCATCGCAATCACACTGGTCATGAGCGCGGTGTTTGTGCCGGTGACCTTTCTCCCTGGGCCGGTAGGCGTGTTCTACCGCCAGTTCGGCGTGACGATGGCTTCGACGATCGTCCTCTCCGGCGTGGTTGCATTGACGCTGACCCCTGTCCTGTGCGCCATGGTGCTGAAGCCCCATTCGCATCAGCCCGCTGACGTGGAGGCGCGCAAGAGCCTTCGGGAACGACTTCGGGGGCTCAGCGCCAGGACACTGCTCAGCTACGTCTTCGTGGGGGTTCCGCTACTGGCCGGTCTCACCTATCTCGCCTATGAGTTGTGGGGACGCTTCGGTTTGCTGCTGCTGCTTGTGCCCTTCATACAAAAGCCTTTCAGCCTCGCCGTCGACAAAGTCACCAGTCTTTACGCGTGGCGCCTGCTGCGTCCGATTGTCACGCTCCGGGTGGTAACGATGGTGGTCATCGGGGCATTTGCCTACGGCATCGTGACGACAAACAAAGCTCTGCCGCAAGGCTTCATCCCCGGTGAAGACCAGGGCATGATCTACGCCGTTCTTCAGACCCCACCCGGGTCGACTCTGGAATATACCAACGCCAAGTCGCAAGAGCTGGAACGGCTCGCCAAGGAAGTCAAGGGCGTTCGCAGCATCACATCGGTTGCGGGGTACGAAGTGCTGACGGAAGGCCGCGGCTCGAACGCCGACACGGCGATCATCAACCTCGACGATTGGTCCGAACGAGCACAGACATCGTCCGAAATCATCGAACATCTCAAGGAAAAGACCAGCGAAATGACGAACGTCAAACTCGAGTTCTTCGAGCCGCCCGCAATTCCCGGCTTCGGCGCGGCAGGCGGGATCGCCATGCGCGTGCTGGATCAAACACAATCGAGTACGGCTGACTACAAGCTACTCGGAGAGATCAACGAGCAGTTCATCGCCGCACTGGAGAAGCGGAAAGAAGTCGGCAGCGTGTTCACCTTCTATGCGTCCGACTACCCGCAGTACGAGGTGGTCATCAACAACGACGTGGCCATGCAGAAGAGGGTCTCGATTCAAGATGCCTTGAACAACCTCAACATCCTTATTGGCAGCACCTACGAGCAGGGCTTTGTTCGATTCAACCAGTTCTACAAGGTTTACGTTCAGGCCTGGCCGCAGTACCGGCGGATGCCCAAGGACCTGGACGACCTCTTCGTCCGGAACGAAGAAGGGGAGATGGTCCCGTACTCGTCGTTCATGACTCTGAAGAAATCGCAGGGGCTGAATGAGATCACCCGATACAACTTGTATCCCTCGGCTGCCATTCAGCTCGTCCCGGCCGCGGGCTACTCGACCGGTCAGGCCATTGAGGCAGTCCAGGAGGTTGCCGCCGCGACCTTGCCCCGCGGATATGGCCTGGGCTGGGAGGGCCTATCGTGGGACGAGTCGCAGAAGGGCAACGCGGCACTCTACATCTTTCTGATTGTGGTGGTGTTCGTCTACCTCGTGCTGGTTGCGCAGTATGAGAGCTTCCTGATTCCGCTGGCTGTGGTCCTATCGCTGCCGGTCGGCATCTTCGGCTCTTTCTGGTTCCTGTATGCCATGGGATTGTCGAACGACGTTTGGGCTCAACTCGGGATGATCATGTTGGTCGGGCTTTTGGGCAAGAACGCGATTCTGATCGTGGAGTTTGCGGTGCAGCGCCGGAACGAGGGCGTCACGATCAAAGACGCCGCCATTGAGGGAGGAAAACTCCGCTTCCGAGCCATCCAGATGACTTCCTTCGCCTTTGTCGCAGGTCTCCTTCCGCTGGTCGTCGCCCATGGCGCCGGCGCGATTGCCAATCGGACCATTGGGGTCACGGGCGTCGGCGGCATGCTCCTTGGCACGGTGCTCGGCGTGCTCGTGATCCCCGGTCTCTACTATCTGTTCGCTCGCATTTCGGATGGACGCGATCTCCTGCGCGACGAAACGCACGTTCCTTTGAGTGAAGGTGAAGGCGAACTCTGA
- a CDS encoding efflux RND transporter periplasmic adaptor subunit, translating into MKLQQHLRATLIVTCIGLLAGVACKKKQADGGHHEEAKQTVVLTTPSVMNVPTSQAYVCRMQSRRHIEIRALNEGYLEEIPVQEGQAVVAGERLYTLYPILYRTKLEAEKAELRLAEINLQNTEQLAGRGFVSAPELARAKAERDRAKANVDRATAEVGFTTISAPFDGIVGRQLMQQGSLIKAEDALTTLSDNSVMWVYFNVPEADYLRFRSLRRASDTKSARTLELSGATIQLRLANGKIFDKNAATTLTIESEFNRETGNIEFRADLPNPEGLLRHGQTGTLLINQRLSGALVIPQRATFEILDRQYVFVVDEKGVAHQREITVARELEDIYVIKSGLKTGEKFVLEGVRQVRDGESLERTETRSPQDAVKHLKFAAE; encoded by the coding sequence ATGAAGCTGCAGCAGCATCTACGAGCTACGCTCATCGTAACTTGCATAGGCCTCCTGGCTGGCGTCGCCTGCAAGAAGAAGCAGGCAGACGGCGGCCACCATGAAGAGGCAAAGCAGACTGTCGTACTGACCACTCCCAGTGTCATGAACGTGCCCACATCTCAGGCCTACGTATGCCGAATGCAATCGCGGCGTCACATCGAGATCCGCGCCTTGAATGAGGGGTATCTCGAAGAGATCCCGGTTCAAGAAGGCCAGGCGGTGGTCGCCGGGGAGCGCCTCTATACGCTCTATCCCATCCTCTATCGGACTAAGCTGGAGGCCGAAAAGGCCGAGCTGCGCCTCGCTGAAATCAATCTACAGAACACGGAACAACTGGCGGGGCGCGGCTTCGTGTCAGCCCCGGAGCTGGCCCGGGCCAAGGCCGAGCGAGACCGGGCGAAAGCCAACGTCGACCGCGCCACGGCCGAAGTTGGCTTTACGACCATCTCCGCTCCGTTCGACGGCATCGTGGGCCGTCAACTCATGCAGCAGGGAAGCCTGATCAAAGCGGAGGACGCTCTCACGACCTTGTCTGACAACTCTGTCATGTGGGTCTACTTCAATGTTCCCGAAGCCGACTACCTTCGATTCAGGTCGTTACGGAGAGCCAGCGATACCAAATCGGCAAGGACACTCGAGCTTTCCGGCGCGACCATCCAGCTTCGATTGGCGAACGGGAAGATATTCGATAAGAACGCCGCGACGACGCTCACCATTGAATCGGAGTTCAACAGGGAAACCGGAAACATCGAGTTCCGGGCCGATCTTCCCAACCCGGAAGGCCTTCTGCGCCACGGTCAGACCGGTACGCTGCTGATCAACCAGAGGCTCTCCGGAGCCTTGGTCATCCCGCAGCGGGCCACGTTCGAGATCCTCGACCGGCAGTACGTCTTCGTCGTCGATGAGAAGGGCGTCGCGCACCAACGCGAGATCACGGTCGCCCGTGAGTTGGAGGACATCTACGTCATAAAGAGCGGCCTCAAGACTGGCGAAAAGTTCGTGCTTGAGGGAGTTCGCCAAGTCCGGGATGGCGAGAGCCTGGAGCGCACCGAGACTCGTTCGCCCCAGGACGCGGTCAAACACCTGAAGTTCGCCGCTGAATAG
- a CDS encoding efflux transporter outer membrane subunit, with the protein MNKIWETESGAKAGRTGRSLTATFLALVVAMTVSGCVRILRPPMPVTHAPNRTVPDSFAGQSDTRSSGLIPWRDFFKDAQLVALVEAALQHNQELNLAIQETVVANAEIMARRGEYLPKVGFGAATGVEHVGKFTSQGQSDERSEIGPNLQKYEPGLYASWEIDVWGRLRNLANAAAHRYLASIEGRNFMVTRLVAEIASSYYELLALDRQLQVVTDNIALQERTLELARAQFQAGRATLAAPARFEANLRAMQSSQYAIKQRIVETENQLNFLAGRFPKPVDRARTNFLDAKPAAMAVGVPADLLANRPDVRQAELELAAAGLEVEAARKAFYPTLGIEQVIGYQSYNLTKLVNTPDSLLFDIVGKAFAPLLNRKGITADYNSANSREMQAVVRYERAVLTAFVEVSNRVSLTRNLSQGYELKQQQIDRLAQSVEISTELFNLNRAEYLEVLTARRELLEAQQDLVEMKQRQMAATVTLYQALGGGWRDTGLQPTDGTDPDHKITQELKK; encoded by the coding sequence ATGAACAAAATTTGGGAAACAGAGTCCGGAGCCAAGGCCGGGCGGACAGGGCGTTCGCTCACCGCAACATTCCTTGCGCTGGTTGTCGCGATGACGGTGAGCGGGTGCGTGCGCATTCTAAGGCCCCCCATGCCAGTGACCCACGCCCCGAACCGCACAGTGCCCGACTCGTTTGCCGGGCAGAGCGATACGCGAAGTTCCGGTCTGATCCCGTGGCGCGACTTTTTCAAGGACGCCCAACTGGTCGCGCTCGTCGAGGCGGCGCTCCAGCACAACCAGGAGCTCAACCTCGCGATTCAGGAGACAGTGGTCGCCAACGCCGAGATAATGGCCCGGCGCGGCGAGTACCTGCCCAAGGTGGGCTTCGGCGCCGCAACCGGAGTCGAGCACGTCGGAAAGTTCACGAGCCAGGGTCAAAGCGACGAGCGGTCCGAAATCGGACCGAACCTCCAAAAATACGAACCTGGGCTCTACGCGTCGTGGGAAATCGACGTATGGGGGCGTCTCCGAAACCTGGCCAACGCCGCGGCGCATCGATACCTGGCGAGCATTGAAGGCCGGAACTTCATGGTGACGAGGCTGGTCGCGGAGATCGCCAGCAGCTACTACGAGTTACTGGCGCTCGATCGGCAGCTGCAGGTGGTAACCGATAACATCGCCCTCCAGGAGCGGACACTCGAGCTCGCGCGGGCGCAGTTTCAGGCAGGCCGCGCCACCTTGGCGGCCCCGGCACGCTTCGAGGCCAACCTCCGGGCGATGCAGAGCTCGCAATACGCAATCAAGCAACGAATTGTCGAAACCGAGAATCAGCTCAACTTCCTTGCCGGCCGCTTCCCGAAGCCCGTCGATCGGGCGCGCACCAACTTTCTCGACGCTAAGCCCGCCGCCATGGCAGTGGGCGTCCCCGCCGATCTGCTGGCGAATCGTCCCGACGTTCGCCAGGCGGAGCTCGAACTGGCGGCAGCGGGGCTCGAAGTCGAGGCGGCCAGAAAGGCCTTCTATCCGACTCTCGGGATCGAACAAGTGATCGGCTACCAGTCATACAACCTGACCAAGCTGGTGAATACGCCCGACTCACTGCTCTTCGACATCGTCGGCAAGGCGTTCGCGCCCCTGCTCAATCGGAAGGGAATCACGGCAGACTACAACTCGGCGAACTCCCGTGAGATGCAGGCGGTGGTCCGCTACGAGCGAGCCGTGCTGACGGCTTTCGTAGAGGTCAGCAACCGGGTGAGCCTCACCCGAAATCTCAGCCAGGGCTACGAGTTGAAACAACAACAGATCGACCGCCTCGCCCAGTCGGTTGAAATCTCCACCGAGCTCTTCAATTTAAATCGAGCCGAGTACCTGGAAGTACTGACAGCCCGGCGTGAATTGCTCGAGGCACAACAGGACCTTGTGGAAATGAAGCAAAGGCAGATGGCTGCGACCGTGACCTTGTATCAGGCCCTTGGGGGCGGCTGGCGGGACACCGGCCTGCAGCCTACCGACGGAACCGACCCCGATCATAAAATCACGCAGGAACTGAAGAAATGA
- a CDS encoding Gfo/Idh/MocA family oxidoreductase yields the protein MKDTARRDLLKAGALAFPAILKAQETKPIKVGLVGCGGRGTGAASQALKADDYAELVSVADVDAERASQSLERLRKAAGEKVKVESGNIFLGLDAYQKVINSGVDVVLLATPPGFRPMHLRAAIEAGKHVFCEKPIATDAPGVRSVIETAKMANEKKLSLVSGFCWRYSAHVRATMQQIHDGAIGNIVAYYATYLTSPVKPMPPASTRPAGMSDVEWQIRNWYNFCYLCGDGLVEQAVHSVDKIGWVMNDEPPASCTAVGGRQIPAEGGNIFDHCEVNYLWANGARAFMAQRQIENCHNENTDYILGTKGSATIGRGPIPTIAGEKSWRYEGQKNDMYQAEHDALFASIRKGEPINNGFWMANSTMMAIMGRMAAYTGQQITWEMALNSQEKLFPDDLRWDGSFEPPPLPRPGVTKFL from the coding sequence ATGAAAGACACTGCCCGCCGCGACCTGTTGAAGGCCGGCGCACTCGCCTTCCCCGCCATCCTCAAGGCTCAGGAAACCAAGCCAATCAAGGTCGGTCTGGTCGGCTGCGGCGGACGCGGCACCGGGGCGGCGTCTCAAGCCCTCAAGGCCGACGACTACGCCGAGCTCGTCTCCGTCGCCGACGTCGATGCCGAACGCGCCAGCCAGAGCCTGGAGCGCCTCCGCAAGGCGGCCGGCGAAAAGGTGAAGGTCGAGAGCGGCAACATCTTTCTGGGACTCGACGCGTACCAGAAAGTGATCAACTCCGGCGTGGACGTGGTTCTCCTCGCGACGCCGCCCGGCTTCCGCCCGATGCACCTCCGCGCGGCCATCGAAGCGGGCAAGCACGTCTTCTGCGAGAAACCCATCGCCACCGACGCGCCCGGCGTCCGCAGCGTCATCGAGACCGCCAAGATGGCCAACGAGAAGAAGCTGTCGCTGGTGAGCGGCTTCTGCTGGCGCTACTCGGCCCACGTCCGCGCCACCATGCAGCAGATCCACGACGGCGCCATCGGCAACATCGTCGCCTACTACGCCACCTACCTCACCAGCCCGGTGAAACCCATGCCTCCGGCCTCCACGCGCCCGGCCGGCATGAGCGACGTCGAGTGGCAGATCCGCAACTGGTACAACTTCTGCTATCTGTGCGGCGACGGTCTCGTCGAGCAGGCCGTGCATTCGGTGGACAAGATCGGCTGGGTGATGAATGACGAACCGCCGGCTTCGTGCACCGCCGTCGGCGGCCGCCAGATTCCCGCCGAGGGCGGCAACATCTTCGACCATTGCGAAGTGAACTACCTGTGGGCGAACGGCGCCCGCGCCTTCATGGCGCAGCGCCAGATCGAGAACTGCCACAACGAAAACACCGACTACATCCTCGGAACCAAAGGCAGCGCCACCATCGGCCGCGGCCCCATCCCCACCATCGCCGGTGAGAAGAGCTGGCGCTACGAAGGTCAGAAGAACGACATGTATCAGGCCGAGCACGACGCGCTGTTCGCCTCAATCCGCAAGGGCGAGCCGATCAACAACGGCTTCTGGATGGCGAACTCCACCATGATGGCCATCATGGGCCGCATGGCCGCCTACACCGGCCAGCAGATCACATGGGAGATGGCGCTCAACTCGCAGGAGAAGCTTTTCCCCGACGACCTGCGTTGGGATGGCTCCTTCGAACCGCCGCCGCTGCCGCGTCCCGGGGTGACGAAGTTCCTCTAA
- a CDS encoding SUMF1/EgtB/PvdO family nonheme iron enzyme, whose translation MNLLLLLAFAVDFTGVIAPILDRNCVSCHGAKKADGGLRVDTPREIAKSVVKGDPSRSSLYTRSIIPPGKAGSMPPGGPALTADELAALRAWIAEGAVWPAAATLAKAKPADDLALSRSLHARIAKSASGKFENYRITIPETTTAFDMVAIPGGEFQMGAPETEAGRGKDEGPRHKVKVEPFWMGKYEVTWNEFRLFMFPKDPADELVDAISRPTRPYVEMSFGMGIDGYPAISMTHHAANKYAEWLSARTGQFYRLPTEAEWEYACRAGTGTAYSFGDSAGALGEYAWFLDNANDKYQQVGKKKPNAWGLHDMHGNVIEWTLDQYLPDAYSKPGAYKPYGWVPSKTPYPHVARGGSWADPAEFCRCGARRASDSSWKMQDPQLPQSIWYHTDAQWLGMRLVRPRAIPTAEQMHAAWNSGVAE comes from the coding sequence ATGAACCTGCTGCTGCTACTGGCTTTCGCCGTCGACTTCACCGGCGTCATCGCGCCGATCCTCGACAGGAACTGCGTCTCCTGCCACGGAGCGAAGAAAGCCGACGGCGGCTTGCGCGTCGACACACCGCGGGAGATCGCGAAGTCCGTGGTGAAAGGCGACCCCTCGCGCAGTTCGCTCTACACGCGCTCGATCATCCCGCCCGGCAAAGCTGGTTCGATGCCTCCGGGCGGGCCTGCCCTCACCGCCGACGAGTTGGCCGCGCTTCGCGCCTGGATCGCCGAAGGCGCCGTGTGGCCCGCCGCCGCCACGCTCGCCAAGGCCAAGCCCGCCGACGACCTAGCGCTTTCGCGCAGCCTGCATGCGCGCATTGCCAAGTCCGCGAGCGGCAAGTTTGAGAACTACCGGATCACGATTCCGGAAACCACCACCGCGTTCGACATGGTCGCGATTCCCGGCGGCGAGTTCCAGATGGGCGCGCCGGAGACGGAAGCCGGCCGCGGCAAAGACGAAGGTCCGCGCCACAAAGTGAAGGTGGAGCCGTTCTGGATGGGGAAGTACGAAGTGACTTGGAACGAGTTCCGGCTCTTCATGTTCCCCAAGGACCCGGCCGACGAACTCGTCGACGCCATCAGCCGGCCCACGCGTCCCTACGTCGAGATGAGCTTCGGCATGGGCATCGACGGCTACCCGGCGATTTCGATGACGCACCACGCCGCAAACAAATACGCCGAGTGGCTCAGCGCGCGCACCGGCCAGTTCTATCGCCTGCCGACCGAGGCCGAGTGGGAATACGCCTGCCGCGCGGGAACCGGAACCGCCTATTCCTTCGGCGACTCCGCTGGCGCCCTCGGCGAATACGCCTGGTTCCTCGACAACGCGAACGACAAGTATCAACAGGTGGGCAAGAAGAAGCCGAATGCGTGGGGGCTTCACGACATGCACGGCAACGTGATCGAGTGGACGCTCGACCAGTACCTGCCAGACGCATATTCGAAACCCGGCGCCTACAAACCATACGGCTGGGTGCCTTCGAAAACACCGTACCCGCACGTGGCTCGCGGAGGCTCCTGGGCGGACCCCGCCGAGTTCTGCCGATGCGGCGCCCGCCGCGCCTCGGATTCGTCGTGGAAGATGCAGGACCCGCAATTGCCGCAATCGATCTGGTATCACACCGACGCGCAATGGCTCGGCATGCGGCTCGTTCGTCCGCGCGCCATCCCCACGGCGGAGCAGATGCACGCTGCCTGGAATTCCGGCGTCGCTGAGTAA
- a CDS encoding DUF937 domain-containing protein, with the protein MNLLESILNAQGGGVVQQLGGQFGLSQGQTESALGALLPALAGAVSQNVQGGGIDSLLGALSGGNHGRYLEDPSLLNQKSTVEDGNGILGHLLGGKEVSRELASRASAQTGIGSDVLKQMLPLAASLLMGGLSQGAQRQSLGASAGAGGGLMGALGGMLGGGQASAAPAQAGILGMLTPLLDQNQDGSALDDILGMATRFLRK; encoded by the coding sequence ATGAACCTCCTCGAATCCATTCTCAATGCCCAGGGCGGCGGTGTCGTTCAACAACTCGGAGGCCAGTTCGGACTCAGCCAAGGCCAAACGGAATCCGCCCTCGGAGCCCTGCTCCCGGCGCTCGCCGGCGCAGTGAGTCAGAACGTGCAGGGCGGCGGGATCGATTCTCTCCTCGGCGCGCTCTCCGGCGGCAATCATGGCCGCTACCTCGAAGATCCGTCGCTGCTCAATCAGAAGTCCACCGTCGAAGACGGCAATGGAATTCTCGGCCACCTTCTCGGCGGCAAGGAAGTGAGCCGCGAGTTGGCTTCGCGCGCCTCTGCGCAAACCGGCATCGGCAGCGATGTCCTCAAGCAGATGCTTCCGCTGGCGGCCAGCCTTCTCATGGGCGGACTCAGCCAAGGCGCGCAGCGGCAGAGCCTCGGCGCTTCCGCGGGCGCAGGCGGCGGACTCATGGGCGCGCTCGGCGGAATGCTCGGCGGCGGACAGGCGTCTGCGGCACCCGCGCAGGCCGGCATTCTCGGGATGCTCACGCCGCTCCTCGATCAGAACCAGGATGGCTCGGCTCTCGACGACATCCTCGGCATGGCCACCCGCTTCCTGCGCAAGTAG
- a CDS encoding YegP family protein: protein MPAKYEVKATPKGKFMFNLKAGNGEIILTSELYETRASAMNGVKSVQKNGPNKAAFDVRTAKNGQTYFVLVARNKEIVGKSEMYKTAAGASRGIASVMRNAGAPVVDISKEAPKAKTPAKKKAAAKAAGAGS, encoded by the coding sequence ATGCCTGCCAAGTACGAAGTCAAAGCGACGCCCAAAGGGAAGTTCATGTTCAACCTGAAAGCTGGCAATGGGGAGATCATCCTCACGAGCGAGCTGTATGAAACACGGGCGTCCGCGATGAACGGTGTGAAGTCCGTCCAGAAGAACGGCCCGAACAAGGCCGCCTTCGATGTGCGGACCGCGAAGAACGGCCAGACCTATTTCGTCCTCGTCGCCAGGAACAAGGAGATCGTCGGCAAGAGCGAAATGTACAAGACGGCGGCGGGCGCCAGCCGCGGTATCGCTTCGGTGATGCGCAACGCCGGCGCTCCGGTGGTCGATATCAGCAAGGAAGCTCCAAAGGCCAAGACCCCAGCCAAGAAGAAAGCGGCGGCGAAAGCGGCCGGAGCCGGCTCCTGA